One Malus sylvestris chromosome 14, drMalSylv7.2, whole genome shotgun sequence DNA segment encodes these proteins:
- the LOC126598763 gene encoding uncharacterized protein LOC126598763, which produces MSQLITCRRGVTNAPPAFSAPTASSVSAPLIGEPTSLTEATLRASQVPASSASSVSVQPLSARRPLRRRCHPEPSDHTSFASTIEAKKNTRRPNRMLKLVHNVRRSNKLIKIAYDSRHRGVATSQQHSSIATCCSFVLDQKFGHHHGKVVRGIGKARVRETGASSSRSTTAQVIALTKEVETLKAKIAAEGDKIAAQGDKIAAKGKKIAALGEKMSMILRALQMSGLQIPMPAPNLAPPSTSQPLRPADTQ; this is translated from the exons ATGTCGCAGTTGATCACTTGTCGTCGAGGTGTGACCAATGCGCCGCCCGCATTTTCAGCACCTACTGCTTCATCTGTGAGTGCTCCATTGATTGGGGAGCCTACATCGCTTACTGAGGCTACTCTTAGGGCATCCCAGGTGCCCGCATCATCGGCGTCATCAGTGTCGGTTCAGCCACTCAGTGCACGGCGGCCTCTTCGGCGCCGCTGCCATCCGGAGCCTTCTGATCACACTTCCTTTGCATCCACAATCGAGG CTAAAAAAAACACCAGGCGGCCTAATCGAATGCTGAAGCTGGTACACAACGTACGTAGGTCCAACAAATTGATCAAGATTGCGTATGACTCGCGACATCGTGGAGTGGCTACCTCACAGCAGCATAGCAGCATCGCTACTTGTTGTAGTTTCGTTCTGGATCAGAAGTTCGGTCATCATCATGGCAAGGTTGTTCGGGGTATAGGGAAGGCGCGGGTTCGTGAGACGGGTGCCTCCTCTTCCAGATCAACCACAGCACAGGTCATTGCCTTGACGAAGGAAGTGGAAACCCTAAAAGCTAAGATTGCGGCCGAGGGCGATAAGATTGCGGCCCAAGGCGATAAGATTGCAGCCAAGGGCAAGAAGATTGCGGCCTTGGGCGAGAAGATGAGCATGATCTTACGGGCCTTACAGATGTCCGGCCTCCAAATCCCGATGCCAGCACCTAATCTTGCTCCACCTTCGACCTCCCAGCCACTTCGCCCAGCCGATACTCAGTAG
- the LOC126599682 gene encoding adenylate kinase 4-like, whose protein sequence is MAGSSAVAANLEDVPSVDLMTELLRRMKCSTKADKRLILIGPPGSGKGTQSPIIKDDYCLCHLATGDMLRAAVSAKTPLGVKAKEAMDKGELVSDDLVVGIIDEAMKKPSCQKGFILDGFPRTVVQAEKLDEMLKKQGAKIDKVLNFAVDDAILEERITGRWIHPSSGRSYHTKFAPPKAPGVDDVTGEPLIQRKDDTAAVLKSRLEAFHKQTEPVIGYYSQKGIVANLQAEKPPQEVTSEVHKVLSS, encoded by the exons ATGGCGGGCAGCTCCGCGGTAGCAGCGAACCTGGAAGATGTGCCCTCCGTCGATCTCATGACCGAGCTCCTCCGCCGCATGAAATGCTCCACCAAGGCCGACAAGCGCCTCATTCTCATCG GCCCACCCGGATCAGGGAAAGGTACCCAATCACCTATAATTAAGGATGACTATTGCTTGTGCCACTTGGCTACTGGTGATATGTTGAGAGCCGCTGTTTCTGCTAAGACTCCTCTTGGGGTTAAAGCTAAAGAGGCTATGGATAAG GGAGAGCTTGTTTCCGATGACTTGGTTGTTGGCATCATAGATGAAGCAATGAAGAAGCCTTCATGTCAGAAAGGTTTCATTCTTGATGGATTTCCAAGGACTGTGGTCCAAGCAGAGAAG CTAGATGAGATGCTGAAAAAGCAGGGAGCTAAGATTGATAAGGTGCTCAACTTTGCAGTTGATGATGCAATCTTGGAAGAGAGGATTACTGGTCGCTGGATACACCCATCCAGTGGTAGATCCTACCACACGAAATTTGCGCCACCCAAGGCACCTGGTGTTGATGAT GTAACTGGAGAACCTTTGATTCAACGTAAGGATGATACTGCAGCAGTTCTCAAGTCAAGGCTGGAAGCATTTCACAAGCAAACTGAACCG GTTATTGGCTATTATTCCCAGAAAGGCATTGTTGCCAATCTTCAAGCGGAGAAACCTCCTCAAGAGGTCACTTCCGAGGTTCATAAAGTGCTCTCGTCGTAG
- the LOC126600013 gene encoding nucleolar protein 56-like, with amino-acid sequence MALYLLYESASGYSLFLAHGIDQIGQNTEAVRSSISDINRFGKVVQLAAFDPFESALDALNQCNSVSEGVMTDELRKFLEKNLPTVKEGKKPKFSLGVSEPKIGSHIFEETKIPCQSNEFVLELIRGVRLHFTTLLKSLKPGDLEKAQLGLGHSYSRAKVKFNVNRVDNMVIQAIFLLDTLDKDINSFSMRVREWYSWHFPELVKIVNDNYLYAKVSKYIKDKSTLSEDNLSDLTDLVGDEDKAKEIIEAAKASMGQDLSPLDLMNVQQFAQKVMDLAEYRKRLYDYLVSKMNDIAPNLASLIGEVVGARLISHAGSLTNLAKCPSSTLQILGAEKALFRALKTRGNTPKYGLIFHSSFIGRASARNKGRMARYLANKCSIASRIDCFADSSTTAFGEKLREQVEERLDFYDKGVAPRKNIDVMKSAIESTQSKDTEMETEEASGKKSKKKKSKSVDNGDAMAVDEPAATANGDAAEGKSEKKKKKKDKRKLDQEDQTMEDANNGHAEEDGMAKKKKKKSKQENGDDLQAPSDVKKKKKKSKSEDSD; translated from the exons ATGGCGCTCTACCTGCTCTACGAATCAGCTTCAGGCTACTCTCTGTTCCTCGCTCATGGCATCGACCAAATCGGGCAGAACACCGAGGCGGTCCGGAGCTCCATTTCGGACATCAACCGGTTCGGGAAGGTGGTCCAGCTCGCAGCTTTCGATCCATTCGAGTCGGCCCTCGACGCCCTTAACCAATGCAACTCAGTCTCTGAAG GGGTTATGACTGATGAACTAAGaaaatttttggaaaaaaatctCCCAACAGTCAAGGAAGGTAAGAAGCCAAAGTTCAGTTTGGGAGTTTCCGAACCTAAGATTGGGTCACACATATTTGAAGAGACTAAAATTCCATGCCAAAGTAATGAGTTTGTCCTTGAGTTGATTCGTGGTGTCCGACTACATTTTACTACTCTTCTCAAGAGTCTAAAG CCTGGAGACTTAGAGAAAGCCCAGCTTGGTCTAGGGCACAGTTACAGCAGGGCCAAGGTCAAGTTCAATGTCAACCGAGTTGACAATATGGTGATTCAAGCAATCTTCCTTCTAGATACCCTTGATAAGGATATCAATTCCTTCTCCATGAGAGTCAG AGAATGGTACTCTTGGCATTTTCCTGAATTGGTGAAGATCGTCAATGACAATTATCTCTATGCCAAAGTGTCAAAATATATTAAAGACAAGTCAACACTGTCTGAAGACAATCTATCAGATTTAACTGACCTTGTTGGAGACGAAGATAAGGCAAAGGAGATTATAGAAGCAGCCAAAGCCTCCATGG GGCAAGATTTGTCTCCACTTGACTTGATGAACGTTCAGCAATTTGCACAGAAGGTGATGGACCTAGCCGAGTACAGGAAAAGGCTTTATGACTATCTGGTTTCTAAAATGAATGACATTGCTCCCAATTTGGCCTCTTtaattggtgaagtagttggagcgCGTTTGATTTCTCATGCTGGTAGTCTTACAAATTTGGCTAAATGCCCTTCTTCTACCCTTCAGATCCTAGGCGCAGAGAAGGCTCTCTTCAG GGCACTAAAAACCAGGGGAAACACACCCAAATATGGACTGATATTCCATTCATCTTTTATTGGTCGAGCATCTGCACGGAACAAGGGCCGAATGGCTCGTTATCTTGCAAACAAGTGCTCTATTGCTTCTCGCATTGATTGCTTTGCAG ATAGTAGCACTACTGCTTTTGGGGAGAAACTTCGTGAACAAGTTGAGGAGCGACTTGACTTTTATGACAAGGGTGTTGCACCTCGCAAAAACATTGATGTCATGAAATCTGCAATTGAGAGTACTCAAAGCAAAG ATACAGAGATGGAAACAGAAGAAGCTTCGGGgaagaaaagcaagaaaaagaaatcaaaatctGTAGATAATGGTGATGCTATGGCTGTGGATGAACCAGCTGCCACTGCAAATGGAGATGCCGCTGAGGGTAAAtctgaaaagaagaagaagaagaaggacaaGAGAAAATTGGATCAGGAGGATCAAACCATGGAGGATGCGAATAATGGACATGCCGAGGAGGATGGAAtggccaagaagaagaagaagaagagcaaaCAGGAGAATGGAGACGATCTACAGGCTCCCAGTGAtgtcaagaagaagaagaaaaaatctaAAAGTGAAGACAGTGACTAA
- the LOC126600275 gene encoding O-fucosyltransferase 37-like: MAKARNLKASTFTTNPPPPPPFFHLLPFTPLTAFLFSPKTLRHRNPMLCSNSKHPLAVPIFYLSLLFSITFLGISFLTLVPSYPPLLPCSHFSSPTPSPTSPVSATNGEEDNDRPSLSTSAMVPLPARRAFGNLSEAEREFWQQPRGENYRPCLDFSLGYRRISPRISEEKRRFLVVVASGGLNQQRNQIVDAVVIARILGAALVVPVLQINLIWGDESEFSDIFDAEHFKRTLQADVRIVSSLPSTHLMSRQTIENKIPHDVTPQWIHSRFYNQLRREGLLVLKGLDSKLSKNLPPDLQKLRCKVAFHALRFAAPIRELGNRLTKRMWIEGPYIALHLRLEKDVWVRTGCLTGLGPEYDDVVTNVRESQPEYLTGRLNMSYTQRKLAGLCPLNALEIARFLKALGAPRGARIYSAGGEAFGGSRALQPLVDEFPNLVTKEMLARDGELAPYMNKASALAAIDYTVSLSSDVFVPSHGGNMGRAMQGHRAYVGHRKFIKPNKRAMLPLFEDSSIGDAEFGSIMRGLHRKSQGQPEPRGYRRNRDVIAYPVPECMCKHSTGIF; the protein is encoded by the exons ATGGCGAAAGCAAGAAACTTGAAGGCTTCCACATTCACCACAAACCCACCACCGCCGCCGCCATTCTTCCACCTACTTCCATTCACTCCGCTCACCGCCTTCCTCTTCTCCCCGAAAACCCTCCGCCACCGAAACCCGATGCTCTGCAGCAACAGCAAGCACCCATTAGCCGTCCCAATCTTCTACCTCTCCCTCCTATTTTCCATCACTTTCTTGGGAATTTCCTTTCTCACGCTGGTCCCCTCATACCCTCCTCTCCTCCCCTGTTCCCATTTCTCCTCTCCAACTCCTTCTCCCACTTCTCCAGTTTCCGCCACCAATGGAGAGGAAGATAATGACCGGCCGAGCCTGTCAACCAGTGCAATGGTACCGCTGCCTGCTCGCAGGGCTTTCGGTAACCTTTCAGAGGCGGAAAGGGAGTTCTGGCAGCAGCCCAGAGGTGAAAATTACCGGCCCTGCTTGGATTTCAGCCTCGGGTATCGGAGAATCTCTCCCAGGATTTCTGAGGAGAAAAGGAGGTTCTTGGTGGTGGTGGCGTCAGGAGGTTTGAACCAGCAGAGGAATCAGATTGTTGATGCTGTCGTCATTGCAAGAATTCTTGGAGCTGCATTGGTTGTTCCAGTATTGCAGATCAATCTGATTTGGGGAGACGAAAG TGAGTTCTCGGACATTTTCGATGCGGAACATTTCAAAAGGACCTTACAAGCTGATGTACGAATTGTATCGTCTCTTCCCTCCACACATTTGATGTCAAGACAGACAATCGAAAACAAGATTCCGCACGACGTTACTCCACAGTGGATCCATAGCAGATTCTACAATCAA CTGAGGAGAGAAGGCCTTCTTGTGTTAAAGGGGTTGGATTCTAAGCTCTCCAAGAATCTCCCCCCTGATCTGCAGAAGCTTCGGTGTAAG GTAGCTTTTCATGCATTAAGGTTTGCAGCACCAATTCGAGAACTTGGAAATCGACTTACAAAGAGAATGTGGATTGAGGGTCCTTACATTGCACTCCATCTCCGGCTAGAGAAGGATGTGTGGGTCAGAACTGGATGTCTCACTGGTTTAGGCCCCGAATATGATGATGTGGTCACCAATGTTCGGGAGTCTCAACCCGAATACCTCACTGGACGGTTAAACATGAGCTACACCCAGCGGAAACTTGCTGGACTTTGCCCCCTAAATGCTTTAGAAATAGCAAG GTTTCTGAAAGCTTTAGGCGCACCAAGAGGTGCACGGATATACAGCGCAGGAGGCGAGGCATTTGGAGGCAGCAGGGCTCTGCAGCCACTTGTGGACGAGTTTCCAAATTTGGTGACAAAGGAGATGTTGGCGCGAGATGGAGAACTCGCTCCATACATGAACAAGGCTTCAGCTCTGGCTGCCATTGACTACACTGTGTCTCTGAGCAGTGATGTCTTTGTTCCATCGCATGGTGGAAACATGGGCCGAGCAATGCAG GGTCACCGTGCCTATGTAGGACACAGAAAGTTTATAAAGCCGAACAAGCGAGCAATGCTGCCTCTTTTTGAAGACAGCTCCATCGGTGATGCAGAGTTTGGAAGCATCATGAGAGGGTTGCATAGGAAGTCTCAGGGGCAGCCGGAGCCAAGGGGTTACAGGAGAAACCGAGATGTGATTGCATATCCTGTGCCTGAGTGCATGTGTAAACACAGTACAGGCATTTTCTAG
- the LOC126599681 gene encoding probable aspartyl aminopeptidase encodes MAKQEPNSVVSDLISFLNAAPTAFHAVDEAKKLLRSAGYEQVLEREDWKLEAGKKYFFTRNYSTIVAFAIGKKYVAGNGFHIVGAHTDSPCLKLKPVSKVAKGGFLEVGVQTYGSGLWHTWFDRDLTIAGRVIVTEEKDGSVSYSHKLVRIEEPIMRVPTLAIHLDRDVKDAFKVNAQTHLLPVLATAVKAELNKVVAEDGGANSDAQNDGKKSNEKTTSIASKHHSLLLQLLADQLGCEPEHISDFELQACDTQPSIIAGAAKEFIFSGRLDNLCMSFCSLKALIDATSSDSNLEDESGVRMVALFDHEEVGSDSAQGAGSPAMLNTLSRITSSFTTDSKLLEKAIQRSFLVSADMAHALHPNYMDKHEENHQPKFHGGLVIKHNANQRYATNAVTALIFREIARNHSLPVQDFVVRNDMACGSTIGPILASGVGIRTVDVGAPQLSMHSIREMCAVDDVKHSYEHFKAFFQEFTHLDAKIKVDA; translated from the exons ATGGCAAAGCAAGAACCAAACTCCGTCGTCTCTGATCTCATCAGCTTCCTAAACGCCGCCCCCACCGCCTTCCACGCCGTCG ACGAGGCGAAGAAGCTGCTGCGAAGCGCGGGGTACGAGCAAGTTTTGGAGAGGGAGGATTGGAAATTGGAAGCTGGTAAAAAGTATTTCTTCACCAGGAATTACTCCACCATTGTTGCTTTCGCAATCGGAAAAAA GTATGTTGCTGGAAACGGATTTCATATAGTTGGTGCTCATACTGATAGTCCTTGTCTCAAATTGAAACCGGTTTCCAAG GTTGCTAAAGGCGGGTTCTTGGAAGTGGGTGTCCAAACTTATGGTAGTGGCTTGTGGCATACATGGTTCGACCGTGACTTGACGATTGCAGGCAGGGTGATAGTGACAGAAGAAAAGGATGGCTCTGTTTCGTATTCACATAAACTTGTTAGAATTGAGGAGCCCATAATGCGGGTCCCTACTCTGGCAATTCACTTAGACAG GGATGTTAAAGATGCATTCAAGGTGAATGCACAGACGCATCTTCTTCCCGTCTTGGCAACGGCAGTCAAG GCCGAGCTCAATAAAGTGGTTGCTGAAGATGGTGGGGCTAATAGTGATGCTCAGAATGATGGGAAGAAATCCAATGAGAAAACAACCTCAATTGCATCGAAGCATCACTCACTTCTACTACAG CTACTTGCAGATCAGCTTGGATGTGAACCGGAACATATATCTGATTTTGAATTGCAAGCATGTGATACTCAACCAAGCATAATAGCTGGTGCCGCAAAAGAATTTATTTTCTCAGGAAGGCTTGATAATCTTTGCATGTCATTTTGTTCTCTTAAG GCATTGATAGATGCAACATCTTCTGATAGCAACCTTGAAGATGAGTCTGGTGTTAGAATGGTGGCTTTGTTTGATCATGAGGAGGTCGGATCTGATTCTGCCCAGGGCGCTGGGTCTCCAGCCATGTTGAATACTCTTTCACGAATTACAAGTTCCTTCACAACAGATTCTAAG CTGCTCGAGAAAGCTATTCAGAGGAGCTTTCTTGTATCTGCTGACATGGCACATGCCTTACATCCTAATTATATG GACAAACACGAAGAGAATCACCAACCCAAGTTTCATGGGGGCCTTGTGATCAAACACAATGCAAATCAACGCTACGCAACCAATGCCGTCACTGCATTAATATTCAGGGAGATAGCAAGGAATCACAGCCTTCCTGTCCAG GACTTTGTAGTTCGTAATGACATGGCATGCGGTTCGACCATCGGTCCCATTCTGGCAAGTGGAGTGGGAATACGAACAGTTGATGTAGGTGCACCACAGCTGTCGATGCACAGCATACGAGAAATGTGTGCTGTTGATGATGTGAAGCATTCATACGAGCATTTCAAAGCCTTCTTCCAGGAGTTCACTCATCTGGATGCAAAGATTAAAGTGGACGCGTAG